A stretch of DNA from Staphylococcus sp. KG4-3:
CATGGTTAAATGTTGATGTCGCTTCTGTTATCAAATTTTTATTAGCTTTGAATGTTTGATTGGGTGAAGCGCTACTATCATTCAATACAACACCTTGTAACATGGCTTGTTCTCTATCTAATGGTGATTTGAGCTCTTTGGAAGCAAAAACTTTATCCGTGATGTGTGCACTTGGGTATGCTACTTGATTAGTAGAATGTAAAAATGACTCTTCTTTAGAATGCTCAACAGTACTTTCGTGTTTAAATCCGTATGGAATATTTAAATCATTTGGACGACGTATACGATCTTGTACATTCCATAAAGCCATCAAATTAGCACGATTAGATAATAAACGATATGTACTATTTTTATCAGTGTGCATGTTGATTTGTAAAGTTTTATCGTAGTATTTTAAGATATCACCATCGAATATACTTGAATACAAAGCAGTGCCATTGAAATGATAAATCATCGGTGAATTCAAACCGTATTGCGACATATAATCAATTCTATTTAATGGATTGTCACCATGTTGCTGATTGATTTTATTTATTTTTTTTGCTAACTCAGGACTTTTATATTTAGCATCATGCATAGCTGAAACTGTTGATTCATAATTTTTAACATTATTAAAATGATTGTTAGACAATATAAATGCTTGTTGCACAATAAATAAGCATAGGATGGTAAATATAACCCATCGATGTTGCAATAAATGTTTTTTAAACAATGTAAATGCTATGAAAATCATAAGTATTAAACATACGGCCATCCACGAGATTTTTTGATCAGTTACTACAAATGACATAATAACCATAATTATTAAAACTGGTAAACAAGATATGGCATAAGATTTTAGATTTAATTCAGAAAGATGCTGAATAAATAAAGCAATCAATCCCGATGTTGTTAATGCAAAAATATAAACCCATCTACGCTCTGGCGTTGAAAAACCATTAAACATACTATCGAAATAAGGTGTTAACGAACCAATTAACATAATCCATGTTGCGATTGCAAAAAATCTATAGTAATAATGTTTGTAAAGTTTAAAAGATAATAAAGCTATGATAGTAATCATTGATACCGTAATGTAAAATCCATTGCTAAAAAAGTTTTTCTGACGGGCAAAATCAGTAAATATATTTATACTAAAATGTGGATTACTCACTCTATCGTTATTAAGAAATGAAGATACACCCGTATAGAATCCCCAAATACCAATTAATGTGCCCAATATAACTGCAATAGGTATCATCCACAATTGCTGTTTTCGAGAAACTATATCTCTCGGATGTGGAAATATAAAACGATATATTACATAAGCTAATATCACAATCGCTTCATAATAACTAAAATAAAAATTTGAAAAAAGTGTTAATGCAATTGCAAAAATAAAAAGCCCTAATTTCTTTTCTCTATAAAAATGTTCAATACCTAATAATGACAAGGGGAGAAAAATTAGTAAATCACCGTAGTAAGACCACGTAAAATTAAAATATATAACTGTTGTAGAAGCCGCATAGAGCAATGCAGCCAAAAATATTGAATGATTTTTAAACTTTAAATATTTAAAGAAATAAAAAGTTATAACAAAAGTTGCTACGCCTTTAATAAAGGCAATGATTAACTGATTACTGGCCCAAAATGTAATTTGACTTGGATTACTATTGAATATCACTTCCGATAACCACACAAATATAAAATTAATATAAGTGAAGGGGGAGGTTGAATAGTAATAAGATAAATCTTGTACAAAATCGCCTCCAAGTCCAAATGAGTGATCATATGAACTTTTAAACTGACTAAAATGTTCATACAAGTACATTTGAAAAGGCATCATTTGCCTGTAACCGTCACCGTAACCGCTAAAAACAACTCCATGAGTAAGATAGCGATAAATATATGGTGTGAACGTAAGAAGTGCTACGAAAACTCCCATTATAATGATACATAGTAATCTCGTTGTTTTATTGGACCAAAGCTTACGAAACATGGTAATACCTCATCTCTGATAAACTCCTTTTATAAAGTGTTTTAATTGTTTTTGAATTTTTTACGAATTAGCCATGTAATTGTAGATAATATAAATATGACGGAAATAATTATCATGGTATACCAATATTTAGGGCGATATTTGAGAATTATTTGACTAGTGTCTTTGTTTACAGAAACGCCAGTCATCATATAGTTTACTTTAAAAGGTTTTACTTTTTTACCGTCAATATAGGCTATCATGCCATTACGATACGGAATGTTAATAGAAGCGATTCCTTTTTGATGGGAGGTTAAGTCAACTTTGACACCATTTTTAATATCATGATAGCTACCTATGTTAGTTTTAGAACCATGGGCAGACTTTAATTTTTGGTAATTTTCACCGTGTAAACTTTTAATATCTAATTGATAATTTCCAGATGGGCTGAGATTAATATTTATATTACCTTGTTCATCTGGTTGTGTTTTGTAAAGTTGAGTATCTACGCCTGTTCGATATGTAGAATTATTGAATAATCGATGGTTTGCATAGTCATTTATATTTACTGTAAAGTTACTGTCCGGATAACCGCGTTTTACTTTTAAAGTTAAATAAAAATCACTAAAACGTTGCCTCAGGTGTTCTGGGATGTGCAACTGTATTTGACTATTATCGTTACGAAGCTGTATACGATGTCCAGCCATCTTATTAATATTTTGATAAGATATTTGACTTTGATTTAATAAATTTCTAGTAGTATCTGTATATTCTTTTCCTTTGCCATTAACTACAACGCCATCAATCATGGCGTGTTCTCTATCAATAGCTGTATTAATAGAGTTTGAATCATAAACTTTATTTGTGACACGAACAGATGGAAGATTCAATGTATTTTCATAAATTTGATACTGTCCTTCCGTTTTTATTTTTTTGAAAAAGTTTGGCACGTTATTTTGATAATCTTTAAGCATTAAAAATTTGATTGAAAATAAGCTGTTAATATTCTGACGTGCATTAGTGGATTGATATCTACTGACTGATTCTTCTGGCATATTAATCTTCAAATCATCATAGTAGTAATCTAATATATTATGGTTAAAAATACTTGAATAAATACTCGCGCCTTTAAAGTGTTGATACATAGGTGTGTTATCTTGTTCATTAACACGCCAATCAATACGTTCATCTTCAGATTTATGATGTGTCATTTGTGATATTAACTGTCGTTGGAGAGGAGTGTTATAGAGACTAGCGTTAATATAATTTTTATTAGCTCGTTCAACATGGTCTTCAAAGTAAATTTGATTACGAATAAAGACAAATGAAATTAGCAAATTAAGAATCATAATAGAAATGATAAATAAATATGTTAATTTAACGCGTGATTTCGCCTCATTGACTAAAAGTATCAGAAAGCCAATTACACTTACAATAGGTGTAAACCACAACCACGACACAAACTCACTATAATACCATGCACTGATAAATAGGTAACTTAATGCGCCTATAGCTGACAAAACATAATTTTTTATTAATAGTGTTCTAAAATGTTTGATGTAGAAGCTGATTAAAACTGCAGTATTTAATGCAATAAGATAATGCCATCGTTTTTGAGGTGCAGAAAATCCATTAAATATTTGATCAATAAATGGAATGAAACTTGCGCCAATAGATATAATGGTAAATAAGGCAAATAATCTAAAATAATAGTGCTTGTATAATTTAAAAGATAATAATGCTTGTAAAACAATAAAAGATAAAACAATTAAATAGTTATCGTAAAAAACATTTGTATTCTGATTAAAAGGTTCAAACCAATCTACTTTGCTATCAAAAGGTGTACGTCTATTGTTTAAGAAACCTTGGACGGAGTGGAAAAAAATAAACAAACTACAACCCAAGGCAACGAAAGATGCTAAAGTTAACGACCAAAATGCTTTAAACCTAGGGACTAAATCTTTTTTATGTCTGAATAAGATTCTAATTGATAAGTATAGAATGCCAGTTAATAATTGATAATATGCAAAATAAAAATTGTTAATTAGTGAAATTGCAACAATTAGTATAAAGCAACCTATTTTCCCATTTTTGAGGAAACGTTCTATGGACCATAACAATAGCGGAAGCCATATAAATATATCGCTAAAAAACGGCCAATATACTGTAAATCTAAAGTAAAGCGGTGATATAACAAAAATGAACGCACCAAGTATAGCGATATTACGATTAAATGAAATCTTACGCACAAATATAAAGGTTCCTAGCATAGCGATAGCAGATTTAATGATTGAAATAATCAGGGCATTTGTTGTCCAAAATAAAACATCTGAAGTGTTTAATGGAATGAAAATTTTAAGTATTACAATGGTGAGTACATTGAATATAAAAATAATGTTAGTGGAGAAATAGTAGCTTAAATCAGTGGAAAAATCTCCTCCTAAACCGAAATCAGAAGCGTAGAACCAATTCCCCTTACTCCAATTATCAAACAAGTACATTTGAATTGGCACCATCTGTTCTATCCCATCATTGGGGCCGGTAAACAATACCCCATCATAAATATATCTATAAATAACATAGCTATGCCCAATAATTGCTAATACAATAAACAAACAGACATACAATAATTTACGTTTCATAGGTAATCTCCTATATATGTATTAAATATAATTCTATTGTAACGATTTTTTGCAAATTTAGTTTAAAAAGACTATATATTTTGTGTGAAATTAATCTTTTTTAAGATATATATCTTAATTTTCTCAAAAAAACAGAGATAAATAAAACATTAACCTATACACAGACATCTAAAGTGTAACTATAAATCATCTATATTTATATATTAAATAATAGTGTAAAATTGAAGGTGGTAAATAAGTCGTGACGTTATTTTGTTTATCAAGCACTATGTAGCGTGTTATGCTTTTAAAGCCAAAGCAACGTGCAAGTATAATTATATATTTAAATTTAAAAAAATCTGAAATTCGCAAAAATAGAAAGGTGATATAGATATGGTAATACAATGGTATCCAGGCCACATGGCTAAAGCAAAAAGAGAAGTATCAGAACAATTAAAAAAAGTCGATGTCGTATTTGAATTAGTTGATGCTAGAATTCCGTATAGTTCTAGAAATCCTATGATTGATGAAGTGATACAACAAAAACCACGCGTAGTTATTTTAAATAAGAAAGATATGGCAAATTTAAAAGAATTAGAAAAATGGGAATCATTTTTTAGGGATAAAGGTTATTACCCTGTGGCAATTGATGCAAAACATGGTAAAGGACTTAAACAAGTAGAACAAACGGCCATTAAAGCTACCAAAGAAAAATTTGAAAGAGAAAAACAAAAAGGATTAAAACCTAGAGCGATTAGAGCAATGATTGTCGGTATACCTAATGTAGGGAAATCAACGTTGATTAATAAACTAGCTAATAAATCTATTGCTAAAACAGGTAATACGCCAGGGGTAACCAAACAACAACAATGGATAAAAGTAGGGAATTCACTACAATTGTTAGATACGCCTGGGATT
This window harbors:
- a CDS encoding YfhO family protein — translated: MFRKLWSNKTTRLLCIIIMGVFVALLTFTPYIYRYLTHGVVFSGYGDGYRQMMPFQMYLYEHFSQFKSSYDHSFGLGGDFVQDLSYYYSTSPFTYINFIFVWLSEVIFNSNPSQITFWASNQLIIAFIKGVATFVITFYFFKYLKFKNHSIFLAALLYAASTTVIYFNFTWSYYGDLLIFLPLSLLGIEHFYREKKLGLFIFAIALTLFSNFYFSYYEAIVILAYVIYRFIFPHPRDIVSRKQQLWMIPIAVILGTLIGIWGFYTGVSSFLNNDRVSNPHFSINIFTDFARQKNFFSNGFYITVSMITIIALLSFKLYKHYYYRFFAIATWIMLIGSLTPYFDSMFNGFSTPERRWVYIFALTTSGLIALFIQHLSELNLKSYAISCLPVLIIMVIMSFVVTDQKISWMAVCLILMIFIAFTLFKKHLLQHRWVIFTILCLFIVQQAFILSNNHFNNVKNYESTVSAMHDAKYKSPELAKKINKINQQHGDNPLNRIDYMSQYGLNSPMIYHFNGTALYSSIFDGDILKYYDKTLQINMHTDKNSTYRLLSNRANLMALWNVQDRIRRPNDLNIPYGFKHESTVEHSKEESFLHSTNQVAYPSAHITDKVFASKELKSPLDREQAMLQGVVLNDSSASPNQTFKANKNLITEATSTFNHAHRNKDNHLVVSKDNGGISYHLPKSITNKYEDMYIEMDVELLSPDKAHDVRVNEYSQQRNKLTYKYRRFVTPVTMRVKANKDLNIQLSKGDYRFNIKGIYGEDYQTLRNATKSLNPVKVSQQRTGYTVTKHKEDKGYIVLPMAYRNGMKAYSGKQELPVKQGNGIMTVIPTEKGQETITLKYTPPHTLLLVTLSVFGVISSIVFLWWLRNKSKNSTRR
- a CDS encoding YfhO family protein; protein product: MKRKLLYVCLFIVLAIIGHSYVIYRYIYDGVLFTGPNDGIEQMVPIQMYLFDNWSKGNWFYASDFGLGGDFSTDLSYYFSTNIIFIFNVLTIVILKIFIPLNTSDVLFWTTNALIISIIKSAIAMLGTFIFVRKISFNRNIAILGAFIFVISPLYFRFTVYWPFFSDIFIWLPLLLWSIERFLKNGKIGCFILIVAISLINNFYFAYYQLLTGILYLSIRILFRHKKDLVPRFKAFWSLTLASFVALGCSLFIFFHSVQGFLNNRRTPFDSKVDWFEPFNQNTNVFYDNYLIVLSFIVLQALLSFKLYKHYYFRLFALFTIISIGASFIPFIDQIFNGFSAPQKRWHYLIALNTAVLISFYIKHFRTLLIKNYVLSAIGALSYLFISAWYYSEFVSWLWFTPIVSVIGFLILLVNEAKSRVKLTYLFIISIMILNLLISFVFIRNQIYFEDHVERANKNYINASLYNTPLQRQLISQMTHHKSEDERIDWRVNEQDNTPMYQHFKGASIYSSIFNHNILDYYYDDLKINMPEESVSRYQSTNARQNINSLFSIKFLMLKDYQNNVPNFFKKIKTEGQYQIYENTLNLPSVRVTNKVYDSNSINTAIDREHAMIDGVVVNGKGKEYTDTTRNLLNQSQISYQNINKMAGHRIQLRNDNSQIQLHIPEHLRQRFSDFYLTLKVKRGYPDSNFTVNINDYANHRLFNNSTYRTGVDTQLYKTQPDEQGNININLSPSGNYQLDIKSLHGENYQKLKSAHGSKTNIGSYHDIKNGVKVDLTSHQKGIASINIPYRNGMIAYIDGKKVKPFKVNYMMTGVSVNKDTSQIILKYRPKYWYTMIIISVIFILSTITWLIRKKFKNN
- the ylqF gene encoding ribosome biogenesis GTPase YlqF: MVIQWYPGHMAKAKREVSEQLKKVDVVFELVDARIPYSSRNPMIDEVIQQKPRVVILNKKDMANLKELEKWESFFRDKGYYPVAIDAKHGKGLKQVEQTAIKATKEKFEREKQKGLKPRAIRAMIVGIPNVGKSTLINKLANKSIAKTGNTPGVTKQQQWIKVGNSLQLLDTPGILWPKFEDQLVGKKLSVTGAIKDSIVHLDEVAIYALDFMKAHDYEGLKHHYKIDVPVDAESIEWFDAIGRRRGLLRRGNEIDYEAVIDLIIHEVRNAKVGTYTFDIINEMDV